Proteins from a genomic interval of Pogoniulus pusillus isolate bPogPus1 unplaced genomic scaffold, bPogPus1.pri scaffold_94_arrow_ctg1, whole genome shotgun sequence:
- the LOC135174618 gene encoding zinc finger protein 501-like, protein MHPSVTRQGELVQNSPETQMQQEEKEEEQVGKEMEEKEVDDQEEEAEKQQQEEGEGKAAADPSVPAEQCPECGQSLPPGWQPGKQQCPQPGTQRFICTHCGQRRSSLLRRQQGGTQPGPKLRLECGECGKSFASSSSLRQHSQIHAGKKQFPCVDCGKSFTNSCDLLQHWHVHSGEKPYSCGACGKSFASRSGLRQHRQTHAETKQFPCRDCGKSFTNSTALIHHLHVHTREKPYSCGVCGKSFATSYALCYHRRIHTGEKPYSCGECGKSFASSSVLSRHCQIHSGKRFPCSDCGKSFTSSTALIQHWHVHTGEKPYSCGDCGKSFASSSDLRNHRRLHTGEKPYSCGDCGKSFTSNSTLSSHRRLHTGEKPYSCSDCGKSFTSSSGLKYHCRLHTGEKPYSCGDCGKSFTRSSKLRYHLRIHTGEKPYNCGDCAKSFTSSYDLSRHRRVHTGEKPYSCGVCSKSFFSSSGLSYHRRNHTGEK, encoded by the coding sequence ATGCACCCCAGCGTGACGCGTCAGGGGGAGCTGGTCCAGAACAGCCCTGAGACACAAatgcagcaggaagagaaggaggaggagcaagTAGGCAAAGagatggaggagaaggaggtggaCGATCAGGAGGAAGAGGCggagaaacagcagcaggaagaaggtGAAGGTAAAGCTGCCGCGGACCCCAGTGTGCCAGCCGAGCAGTGCCCTGAGTGCGGGCAGAGCCTCCCGCCCGGCTGGCAGCcggggaagcagcagtgcccccagcctggcacccagcgctTCATCTGCACCCACTGCGGCCAGAGGCGCTCCAGCCTCCTCCGGCGGCAGCAGGGAGGTACCCAGCCGGGCCCCAAGCTGCGGTTGGAGTGCGgtgagtgtggcaagagctttgccagcagctctagTCTCAGGCAGCACAGTCAAATCCATGCTGGGAAGAAGCAGTTTCCCTGTgttgactgtggcaagagcttcaccaacAGCTGTGATCTCCTTCAGCACTGGCACGTCCACAGCGGGGAGAAGCCTTACAGCTGCGGTGCTTGTGGCAAAAGCTTCGCCAGCAGGTCTGGTCTCCGCCAGCACCGGCAAACGCATGCTGAGACAAAGCAGTTCCCCTGCCGTGACTGTGGGAAGAGCTTCACCAACAGCACTGCTCTGATCCATCACTTGCACGTCCACACCAGGGAGAAGCCCTACAGCTGTGGtgtctgtggcaagagctttgccacCAGTTATGCTCTCTGCTATCACCGTCGCAttcacaccggggagaagccgtACAGCTGTGGcgagtgtggcaagagctttgccagcagctctgttctCAGCCGGCACTGCCAAATCCATTCTGGGAAGAGGTTTCCCTgcagtgactgtggcaagagcttcaccagtAGCACTGCTCTAATCCAGCACTGGCACGTCCATACCGGGGAGAAGCCTTACAGCTGcggtgactgtggcaagagcttcgcCAGTAGCTCTGATCTCAGAAATCATCGTCGCCTCCACACGGGGGAGAAGCCCTACAGCTgtggtgactgtggcaagagctttaccAGTAACTCTACTCTCAGCTCTCACCGACGCCTCCACACGGGGGAGAAGCCCTACAGCTgcagtgactgtggcaagagctttaccAGCAGCTCTGGTCTGAAGTATCACTGTCGCCTCCACACGGGGGAGAAGCCCTACAGCTgtggtgactgtggcaagagcttcaccaggAGCTCTAAATTGAGGTATCACCTTCGCATCCACACGGGGGAGAAGCCCTACAACTGCGGTGACTGCGCCAAGAGCTTCACCAGCAGCTATGACCTCAGCCGTCACCGTCGCgtccacaccggggagaagccctACAGCTGTGGAGTCTGCAGCAAGAGCTTTTTCAGCAGCTCAGGTCTGAGCTATCACCGTCGCAACCACACCGGGGAGAAGTAG
- the LOC135174601 gene encoding uncharacterized protein LOC135174601, with protein sequence MKPQKDLGQRLPETEMQQEAKEEEQVLKEVKEEEEDQEEEAEEEKEKQEEGEGKAAADPCVPGEQCPECGQSLPPGCQPGKQQCPQPGTQRFICSHCGQRRSGLLRWQREGTQLGPKLRLEYGQCGKSFASKYGLSRHRHFHTGEKPYSCGVCGKSFASSSVLSWHRQTHAGKKPFPCRECGKSFTTSAALIEHYHVHTGEKPHTCDVCGKSFARSYHLNCHRRLHTREKPYGCGVCGKSFAHWSALTCHRAIHTGQKLHSCGVCGKSFTNHFNLNRHCLIHIREKLFHCGDSGKSFAQSSALSCHYHSHTGEMVNSCGDCGKSFTTTYHLKRHHPSDSRGPLYSCNDCGKTFANSYALSLHRQTHAVKKFPCSSCGKSFTNSSALLNHQNIHTGEKPHNCSECGKSFTSGSALSRHHRIHTGVKPYGCGECGKSFASSYDLSRHHRIHTGEKPYRCGECGKSFTSSYALSCHRRIHTGKKPYSCGDCGKSFTTSYALSYHSRTHTGEKPYNCSDCGKSFTSSSDLSRHRRIHTGEKLYSCSECGKSFAGSTGLRQHRQIHAGKKFPCVDCGKSFTNSTALIQHWHVHTGEKPYSCGVCGKSFTYSSTLRNHRRVHTGEKPYSCGDCGKRFASRSALSSHSHIHTGEKPFHCDSCGKSFTSSSTLRIHCRIHTGEKPYSCGDCGKRFTNNSALRSHSHIHTGEKPFLCGDCGKSFAHSSSLSSHRLLHTGEKPYSCGDCGKSFTTTLQLYIHCIVHTGEKPYSCGDCGKRFASRSALSSHSHIHTGEKPFHCDSCGKSFTSSSTLRIHRRIHTGEKPYSCGDCGKSFTYSSVFRIHCCLHTGEKPYTCGDCGKGFTSSSVLRSHRRIHTGEKPYSCGDCGKSFTNRPALSSHRRLHTGEKPYSCGDCGKSFTYSSAFRSHRRLHTGEKPFSCGDCGKSFTCSSTLSRHRRIHTGKKPFCCGDCGKSFTNNSALKSHRRLHTGEKPYSCGDCGKKFAHSSTLRYHRRHHTGEKLHSCGDCGKSFTTTFELYSHCITHTKEKPYSCGDCGKSYTKSSALSRHRRLHTTEEQYHCNECGKSFASRFKLNHHCLIHTGEKPFHCGDCGRTFTSSSALSDHRRIHTRENLHSCSECGKSFTTASQLKRHCAIHTGEKPYSCSDCGKSFTRSSGLSHHRRIHTGEKPYRCDDCGKSFLHRSTLSCHRRLHTGEKPYSCADCGKSFTSSSDLSCHRRIHTGEKPYRCGDCGKSFTSSSALSYHRRSHNREKLYKCSDCGNSFTSSSALSYHCLTHTGEKLYSCGVCGVSFRQNRDLSKHLRSCRYQKMNSDSKASKGPLSECHQEEQEQQEEAENEQQGEGETPSMEPQNELSQRHPETAVQQEEKEEEKKETVEKEQAEKEVKEEKQEESQEEGEGKEQQEEGEGKAVVDPTVPAEQCPECGQSLLPGWQLRKQQSPLPGTQGFICTHCGQQQFNLLSQQEGCTQLGPKLRLRCDECGKSFASSSSLLEHCNVHTGEKPYGCGVCGKSFAYSTSLKYHLRLHTGEMPYSCGDCGKSFVHSSALRRHRRVHTGEKPYSCGDCGKSFAHRFALTKHRIVHGNAPKPAFVYGCNGGPELREEGGDRSYLDSAESGAEISSLQLPGSIVGRPQAPARPVRPRAVGTRDCQRTETPKMEPQNQLGHSRHQIKEEAEEEKVEEKEDGNKAEKEEAEKQEEDLEEEAEEEKEQQREGEGKAAADPCVPAEWCPECGQSLPPSWQPGKQQCPQPGTQRFICTHCGQRRSGLLRWQREGTQLGPKLRPVCGECGKSFASTSGLSRHRQIHAEKKQFPCVDCGKSFTNSCALLEHWHVHTGEKPYSCGVCGKNFASRSGLSRHRLTHAETKQFPCRDCGKSFTNSTALIHHLHVHTTEKPYSCGVCGKSFARWSALSCHRATHTGQKPHICGVCGKSYASSSAFSLHRQTHTGKKFPRGECGESVTSSSAMSRHHRTHTGKKLYSCGECGKSFTSSYALSYHRRTHTGEKPYSCGDCGKSFTSSSDLRRHRRVHTGEKLYRCNDCGKSFTSSSGLSQHRQIHAGKKFPCSDCGKSFTNSTALIQHWHVHTGEKPFCCRDCGKSFTSSSALSYHRRLHTRKNLYSCGDCGKSFTSMYQLKWHCTIHTGDKPYSCSDCGKSFTRSFTLSHHRFIHSGEKPYRCDDCGKSFLYSSTLSYHRRLHTGEKPYSCSDCGKSFTRSFTLNQHRLIHTGEKPYRCDDCGKSFTISSTLSRHRRLHTGEKPFCCGDCGKRFTSSSGLSYHRRLHRGEKLYRCSDCGKSFTSSSDLSCHRRLIHTGEKPYRCDVCGKTFTISSTLTSHRRLHTGEKPYSCSDCGKSFTRSFTLNQHRLIHTGEKPYRCDDCGKSFTISSTLVRHRRLHTGEKLYNCIDCSKSFTSSSDLSCHRRLIHTGEKPYRCDDCGKSFTINSALSYHRRTHTGEKPYGCGDCGKSFTSSSDLSRHRRIHTGERPYSCGECGKSFTSSSALIYHRRIHTGERPYGCSDCGKSFTSSSDLSRHRRIHTRENPYICGICGVSFRQRRDLSKHLHSCRYQKMNSDSKASRGPLSECHQKEQKQQEEAEHEQQGQGETHSIDPQKKTGQSHPKTEMQQKQEEEEKEDQKELKKEEDEEEKQKEDQEEGLVEVKVQQEESEDEAVAEPSMPALQCPECRQSLPPGWQMGKQLCPQPGSKGFICTHCGQQQFNLPWQQQGGTHPGTKLQFSCDECGKSFASSAGLSQHCQIHAGKKKFPCSDCSKSFTSSTALIQHWHVHTGEKPYSCGVCGKSFTCNSTLKVHHRIHTGEKPYSCSDCGKSFSRNSALRSHSRLHTGEKPYSCRECGKSFAHSSTLRYHHRLHIGKKPYSCGDCGKCFTHSSTLRYHRRLHMGTKPYSCGDCGKSFTSSSALRTHSRLHTGEKPYSCGDCGKSFIRSSDLSRHHQIHTGEKPYGCSDCGKSFNRSSDLNRHRRIHTGKKLYSCGDCGKSFTSNSDLSRHCRIHTGERPYSCGDCGKSFSSSSALSYHRRFHNKEKLYDCCECGKSFTTSSDLSRHRRIHTGKKLHCCDDCGKSFASSSDLSRHRRIHTGEKPYNCGDCGKNFISSSALSYHRRIHIGKKLYRCGDCNKSFASSSGLRQHRQIHAKNSKFPCRDCGKTFTTGSDLSRHRRIHTGKKLHICGDCGKSFGSSSDLSRHRRIHTGEKPYSCGDCGKNFISSSALSYHRRIHIGKKLYRCGDCNKGFASSSGLRQHRQIHAENKFLCSECDKSFTSSSDLSCHHCIHAGEKLYSCGVCGVSFQQNRDLSKHLHSCRYQKMNSESKASRGHLFQCHQEEVKQEEQEEEEEAEEENEHWDQGETPSMEPQKEMEQRKFDTEIKQEEREEKK encoded by the exons ATGAAGCCTCAGAAGGATCTGGGCCAGAGGCTGCCCGAGACAGAAATGCAGCAGGAAGcgaaggaggaggagcaggtattgaaggaggtgaaggaggaggaggaggatcagGAGGAAGAGgcggaggaagagaaagagaagcaggaggaaggtgaaggtaAAGCTGCCGCAGACCCCTGTGTGCCAGGCGAGCAGTGCCCCGAGTGCGGGCAGAGCCTCCCGCCCGGCTGTCAGCcggggaagcagcagtgcccccagcctggcacccagcgctTCATCTGCAGCCACTGCGGCCAGAGGCGCTCCGGCCTCCTGCGGTGGCAGCGGGAAGGTACCCAGCTGGGCCCCAAGCTGCGGCTGGAGTACGGTcagtgtggcaagagctttgccagcaAGTATGGTCTCAGCCGGCACCGTCACTTTcacactggggagaagccctacagctgtggtgtctgtggcaagagctttgccagcagctctgttctTAGCTGGCACCGGCAAACACATGCTGGGAAGAAACCGTTCCCCTGCCgtgagtgtggcaagagcttcaccaccaGCGCTGCTCTAATTGAGCACTACCATgtccacaccggggagaagcctCACACCTGTGATGtatgtggcaagagctttgccagaAGTTACCACCTTAACTGTCACCGTCGCCTCCACACCAGGGAGAAGCCATATGGCTGTGGtgtctgtggcaagagctttgcccACTGGTCTGCTCTCACCTGTCACCGAGCCATCCACACTGgccagaagctgcacagctgtggtgtctgcggcaagagcttcaccaacCATTTCAACCTTAACCGTCACTGCCTCATCCACATCAGGGAGAAGTTGTTCCACTGTGGTGactctggcaagagctttgcccagagctctgctctgagctgtcACTATCATAGCCACACTGGGGAGATGGTGAACAGCTGTGGTGattgtggcaagagcttcaccaccaCTTACCATCTAAAGAGGCACCATCCCAGCGACTCCAGGGGGCCACTGTACAGCTGCAATGACTGCGGCAAGACCTTTGCCAACAGTTATGCTCTCAGCCTGCATCGCCAAACCCAtgctgtaaagaagttcccctgcAGtagctgtggcaagagcttcaccaacagctctgctctccttaaCCACCAGAACAtccacactggggagaagccaCACAACTGCAgtgagtgtggcaagagctttaccagcggctctgctctcagccgtCACCATCGCATCCACACCGGGGTGAAGCCCTATGGCTGCGGTGaatgtggcaagagctttgccagcagctaTGATCTCAGCCGTCACCATCGcatccacaccggggagaagccatATCGCTGCGGTGaatgtggcaagagctttaccAGCAGCTATGCTCTAAGCTGTCACCGTCGCATCCACACCGGGAAGAAGCCGTACAGCTGCGgtgactgcggcaagagctttaCCACCAGCTATGCTCTGAGCTACCACAGTCGCACacacaccggggagaagccctacaactgcagtgactgtggcaagagtttTACCAGCAGCTCTGATCTCAGCCGTCACCGTCGcatccacaccggggagaagctgTACAGCTGTAGTGaatgtggcaagagctttgccgGCAGCACTGGGCTCAGGCAGCACCGCCAAATCCATGCTGGGAAGAAGTTCCCCTGTGTTGACTGCGGCAAGAGTTTCACCAACAGCACGGCTCTGATCCAGCATTGGCACgtccacaccggggagaagccttACAGCTGCGGtgtctgtggcaagagcttcacctacAGCTCTACTCTCAGAAATCATCGTCGCGTCCACACTGGGGAGAAACCTTACAGCTgtggtgactgtggcaagagatTCGCGAGCAGATCTGCCCTCAGCAGTCACAGTCACAtccacactggggagaagcccTTCCACTGTGAtagctgtggcaagagcttcaccagcAGCTCTACTCTCAGAATTCATTGTCGCAtccacactggggagaagccctacagctgtggtgactgtggcaagaggtTCACCAACAACTCTGCTCTCAGAAGTCACAGTCAcatccacaccggggagaagccctTCCTCTgtggtgactgtggcaagagctttgcccACAGCTCTTCTCTGAGCTCTCACCGTCTCCttcacaccggggagaagccatacagctgtggtgactgtggcaagagcttcaccaccaCTTTACAACTTTATATTCACTGCATCGTCCACACTGGAGAGAAACCTTACAGCTgtggtgactgtggcaagagatTCGCGAGCAGATCTGCCCTCAGCAGTCACAGTCACAtccacactggggagaagcccTTCCACTGTGAcagctgtggcaagagcttcaccagcAGCTCTACTCTCAGAATTCATCGTCGCAtccacactggggagaagccctacagctgtggtgactgtggcaagagcttcacatACAGCTCTGTGTTCAGAATTCACTGTTGTCtccacactggggagaagccaTACACCTGCGGTGACTGTGGCAAGGGCTtcaccagcagctctgttctCAGAAGTCACCGTCGCAtccacactggggagaagccatacagctgcggtgactgtggcaagagctttaccAACAGGCCTGCTCTCTCAAGTCACCGTCGTCtccacactggggagaagccctacagctgtggagactgtggcaagagcttcacgtACAGCTCTGCGTTCAGAAGTCACCGACGCCTCCACACGGGGGAGAAGCCGTTCAGCTGcggtgactgtggcaagagcttcacctgcAGTTCAACTCTCAGCCGTCACCGTCGCATCCACACTGGCAAGAAGCCTTTCTGCTgtggtgactgtggcaagagcttcaccaacAACTCTGCTCTCAAGAGTCACCGTCGCctccacaccggggagaagccatacagctgtggtgactgtggcaagaaGTTTGCCCACAGCTCTACTCTGAGATATCACCGTCGCCaccacaccggggagaagctgCACAGCTGTGGTGACTGTGGTAAGAGCTTCACCACCACTTTTGAACTTTACAGTCACTGCATCACCCACACCAAGGAGAAGCCATACAGCTGTGGTGACTGTGGTAAGAGCTACACCAAGAGTTCTGCTCTCAGCCGTCACCGTCGCCTCCACACCACAGAGGAGCAGTACCACTGCAATGAATGTGGGAAGAGCTTTGCCAGCCGCTTCAAACTTAACCATCACTGCCTcatccacaccggggagaagccttTCCACTGTGGTGACTGTGGCAGGACCtttaccagcagctctgctctcagcgaTCACCGTCGCATCCACACCAGAGAGaacctgcacagctgcagtgaaTGTGGCAAGAGTTTCACCACAGCTTCCCAGCTAAAAAGGCACTGCGCTAttcacaccggggagaagccctacagctgcagtgactgtggcaagagctttaccAGGAGCTCTGGTCTGAGCCATCACCGTCGcatccacaccggggagaaACCATACAGATGTGatgactgcggcaagagctttcTGCACAGGTCTACTCTCAGCTGTCACCGCCGCctccacaccggggagaagccctacagctgtgctgactgtggcaagagctttaccAGCAGCTCTGATCTCAGCTGTCACCGTCGCAtccacactggggagaagcccTACAGATGTGgcgactgtggcaagagcttcaccagcagctctgctctgagctatCACCGTCGCAGCCATAACAGGGAGAAGCTGTACAAATGTAGTGACTGTGGCAATAGCtttaccagcagctctgctctgagctatCACTGCCTCAcccacaccggggagaagctgTACAGCTGTGGTGTCTGTGGCGTGAGCTTCCGGCAGAACAGAGATCTGAGCAAGCACCTGCGCAGCTGCAGGTACCAGAAGATGAACAGTGACAGCAAAGCTTCCAAGGGTCCCCTCTCTGAGTGccaccaggaggagcaggagcagcaggaagaggcagagaaTGAGCAGCAGGGTGAAGGTGAGACCCCCAGCATGGAGCCTCAGAATGAGCTGAGCCAGAGGCATCCTGAgactgcagtgcagcaggaagagaaggaggaggagaaaaaagagacagtggagaaggagcaggcagaaaaggaggtgaaggaggagaagcaggaggagagtcaggaggaaggggaagggaaggagcagcaggaggaaggtgaaggtaAAGCTGTTGTGGATCCCACTgtgccagctgagcagtgccctgagtgtgggcagagcctcctgccaggctggcagctgaggaagcagcagtCCCCCCTGCCCGGCACCCAGGGCTTCATCTGCAcccactgtggccagcagcagttcAACCTCCTTTCTCAGCAGGAAGGATGCACCCAGCTGGGCCCCAAGCTGCGCTTGCGCTGTGatgagtgtggcaagagctttgccagcagctcaTCTCTCCTTGAGCACTGCAACGTCCATACCGGTGAGAAGCCATATGGCTGCGGtgtctgtggcaagagctttgcctACAGTACCAGTCTGAAGTATCACCTCCGCCTCCACACCGGGGAGATGCCGTACAGCTGCGgtgactgcggcaagagctttgTCCACAGCTCGGCACTCAGACGTCACCGTCGCgtccacaccggggagaagccatacagctgcggtgactgtggcaagagctttgcccACAGATTTGCTCTCACCAAGCACCGCATTGTCCATG GCAACGCTCCCAAACCTGCCTTTGTTTATGGATGCAATGGGGGACCGGAGCTGAGAGAGGAGGGCGGGGATCGGAGCTATCTCGACAGCGCCGAGAGCGGCGCCGAGATCTCGTCCTTGCAGCTTCCGGGCTCCATTGTTGGGCGGCCCCAGGCTCCCGCCCGCCCCGTCCGGCCGCGGGCAGTGGGGACCCGGGACTGCCAGAGGACTGAGACCCCCAAAATGGAGCCTCAGAATCAGCTGGGCCACAGCCGACACCAGAtcaaggaggaggcagaggaggagaaagtggaggaaaaggaggacggaaataaagcagagaaggaagaggcagagaagcaggaggaggatcTGGAGGAAGAGgcggaggaagagaaagagcagcagcGGGAAGGTGAAGGTAAAGCTGCCGCGGACCCCTGTGTgcctgctgagtggtgccccGAGTGCGGGCAGAGCCTCCCGCCCAGCTGGCAGCcggggaagcagcagtgcccccagcctggcacccagcgctTCATCTGCACCCACTGCGGCCAGAGGCGCTCCGGCCTTCTGCGGTGGCAGCGGGAAGGTACCCAGCTGGGCCCCAAGCTGCGGCCAGTCTGCGgtgagtgtggcaagagctttgccagcaCGTCTGGTCTCAGCCGACACCGCCAAATCCATGCTGAGAAGAAGCAATTCCCCTGTgttgactgtggcaagagcttcaccaacAGCTGTGCTCTCCTTGAGCACTGGCACgtccacaccggggagaagccatATAGCTGTGGTGTGTGTGGAAAGAACTTTGCCAGCAGATCTGGTCTCAGCCGGCATCGGCTAACACATGCTGAGACAAAGCAATTCCCCTGCCGTGACTGTGGGAAGAGCTTCACCAACAGCACTGCTCTAATCCATCACTTGCATGTCCACACCACGGAGAAGCCCTACAGCTGTGGtgtctgtggcaagagctttgcccGCTGGTCTGCTCTCAGCTGTCACCGAGCCACCCACACTGGGCAGAAGCCACACATTTGTGGTGTCTGTGGCAAGAGctatgccagcagctctgctttcagcctGCATCGCCAAACCCATACTGGGAAGAAGTTTCCCCGTGGTGAATGCGGTGAGAGCGttaccagcagctctgctatgagccgTCACCATCGCACCCACACCGGGAAGAAGCTGTACAGCTGCGGTGAATGCGGCAAAAGCTTTACCAGCAGCTATGCTCTCAGCTATCACCGTCGCACCCATACTGGGGAGAAGCCCTACAGCTGTGgtgactgcggcaagagcttcaccagcAGCTCTGATCTCAGACGGCACCGTCGGgtccacaccggggagaagctgTACAGATGCaatgactgtggcaagagctttaccAGCAGCTCTGGTCTCAGCCAGCACCGCCAAATCCATGCTGGGAAGAAGTTCCCCTgcagtgactgtggcaagagcttcaccaacAGCACTGCTCTAATCCAACACTGGCATGTCCACACGGGGGAGAAGCCTTTCTGCTGCCgcgactgtggcaagagctttaccagcagctctgctctcagctatcACCGTCGCCTCCACACAAGGAAGAATCTGTACAGCTGCGGTGACTGTGGCAAAAGCTTCACCAGCATGTATCAGCTGAAGTGGCACTGCACCATCCACACGGGGGATAAGCCCTACAGCTgcagtgactgtggcaagagctttactAGAAGCTTTACTCTGAGCCATCACCGCTTTATCCACTCCGGGGAGAAGCCCTACAGGTGCGATGATTGTGGCAAGAGCTTTCTCTACAGCTCTACCCTCAGCTATCACCGTCGCCtccacactggggagaagccctacagctgcagtgactgcggcaagagcttcaccaggAGCTTTACTCTGAATCAGCACCGCCTCATTCACACTGGGGAGAAACCCTACAGGTGCgatgactgtggcaagagcttcaccatcAGCTCTACACTCAGCCGTCACCGTCGCctccacaccggggagaagcctttctgctgtggtgactgtggcaagagatTTACCAGCAGCTCTGGTCTCAGCTATCACCGTCGCCTCCATAGAGGGGAAAAGCTGTACAGGTGCAgcgactgtggcaagagctttaccAGCAGTTCTGATCTGAGCTGTCATCGTCGGCTTATTCACACAGGGGAGAAGCCCTACAGATGTGACGTCTGCGGCAAGACCTTCACCATCAGCTCTACTCTCACCTCTCACCGTCGCCtccacactggggagaagccctacagctgcagtgactgtggcaagagcttcaccaggAGCTTTACTCTGAACCAGCACCGCCTCAttcacaccggggagaagccctACAGATGCGatgactgcggcaagagcttcaccatcAGCTCTACTCTCGTCCGTCACCGTCGCCTCCATACTGGGGAAAAGCTGTACAACTGCAttgactgcagcaagagctttACCAGCAGCTCTGATCTGAGCTGTCACCGTCGCCTCATTCACACAGGGGAGAAACCATACAGATGTgatgactgtggcaagagcttcaccatcAACTCTGCTCTCAGCTATCACCGTCGCAcccacaccggggagaagccatATGGCTGTGGTGATTGCGGCAAGAGCTTTACCAGCAGCTCTGATCTCAGCCGTCATCGTCGCATCCACACCGGGGAGAGGCCCTACAGCTGCGGTGAATGCGGCAAAAGCtttaccagcagctctgctctcatttatcACCGTCGCATCCACACTGGGGAGAGGCCATATGGCTgcagtgactgtggcaagagctttaccAGCAGCTCTGATCTCAGCCGTCATCGTCGCATCCACACCAGAGAGAACCCGTACATATGTGGCATCTGTGGCGTGAGCTTCCGGCAGAGGAGAGATCTGAGCAAgcacctgcacagctgcaggtaCCAGAAGATGAACAGTGACAGCAAAGCTtctagaggtcccctctctgaGTGCCACcagaaggagcagaagcagcaggaagaggcagagcaTGAGCAGCAGGGTCAAGGTGAGACCCACAGCATAGACCCTCAGAAGAAGACGGGCCAGAGCCACCCCAAGacagaaatgcagcagaaacaggaggaggaggagaaagaagatcAGAAGGAACTGAAGAAAGAGGAGGAcgaagaggagaagcagaaggaggaTCAGGAGGAAGGGTTGGTGGAAGTGAAagtgcagcaggaggaaagTGAAGATGAAGCTGTTGCGGAGCCATCTAtgccagccttgcagtgccctgagtgcaggcagagcctcccacctggctggcagatggggaagcagctctgcccccagcctggcagcaaggGATTCATCTGCAcccactgtggccagcagcaattcaacctcccctggcagcagcagggaggcactCACCCGGGTACCAAGCTGCAGTTTAGCTGTGATGAATGTGGCAAAAGCTTTGCCAGCAGTGCTGGtctcagccagcactgccaaatccatgctgggaagaagaagttcccctgcagtgactgcagtaagagcttcaccagcagcactgctctaaTCCAGCACTGGCATGtccacactggggagaagcctTACAGCTGTGGTGTGTGTGGCAAAAGCTTCACCTGCAACTCTACTCTCAAAGTTCACCATCGCAtccacactggggagaagccatacagctgcagtgactgtggcaagagctttagCAGGAACTCTGCTCTCAGAAGTCACAGTCGCCtccacactggggagaagccaTACAGCTGCCGAGAGTGTGGTAAGAGCTTTGCCCATAGCTCTACTCTGAGATATCACCATCGCCTCCACATTGGCAAGAAGCCATACAGCTGCGGTGACTGTGGGAAGTGCTTTACCCACAGCTCTACTCTAAGGTATCACCGTCGCCTCCACATGGGCACGAAGCCATACAGCTgtggtgactgtggcaagagcttcaccagcagctctgctctcagaacTCACAGTCGTCTCCACACCGGCGAGAAGCCATACAGCTGTGGTGACTGCGGCAAGAGTTTTATCAGGAGCTCTGATCTCAGCCGTCACCATCAAatccacaccggggagaagccatATGGCTGTAGTGattgtggcaagagctttaaCAGAAGCTCTGATCTCAACCGTCACCGTCGCATCCACACTGGGAAGAAGCTGTACAGCTGTGgtgactgcggcaagagctttaCCAGCAACTCTGATCTCAGCCGCCACTGTCGCATCCACACTGGGGAGAGGCCCTACAGCTGTGGTGACTGCGGCAAAAGTTTTTCCAGCAGTTCTGCTCTCAGCTACCACCGTCGCTTCCACAACAAGGAGAAGCTGTATGACTGCTGTGaatgtggcaagagctttaccACCAGCTCTGATCTCAGCCGTCACCGTCGCATCCACACTGGGAAGAAGCTGCACTGTTGTGatgactgcggcaagagctttgccagcagctctgatcTCAGCCGTCACCGACGcatccacaccggggagaagccgtacaactgtggtgactgtggcaagaactttatcagcagctctgctctcagctatcACCGTCGCATCCACATTGGGAAGAAGCTGTACAGATGTGGTGACTGCAAcaagagctttgccagcagctctggtctCCG